The Malus domestica chromosome 10, GDT2T_hap1 nucleotide sequence TCTTCCTGGTAATAACATCATATAATGCTAAAGTTGAACTGCATGAGATAGGAATACGTTATTACCTGTCTCTTGATCCGAAGTAACAGCAGCTGTCAAGCCAACACCAGAAGAACCCCGGCCTGTAGTTGATATTGCCAAGGGAGCAATGTTCATAATTGCTCTTAGAAGTTGAGATTTTGCAACAGACGGATCACCAACCATCATCATGTTAATGTcactaaaagaaaagaaaaagacattgtTTGGTCAAGATTCTTTTTATGCTAGAGGACCACTTAGGCAGGGCCTTAGAGAACAATAAGGGCCAGATAGGTAAGCACAATTAGGACAGCAAAATATCCATCAAACAGAAAATGTTGAATCATAACTTACCCTCGTAAGTGAGTACCATTCTTTAAGTTCTTTTCCATTCCACCAAGCATTAGTAATATTACTGCTTTCTTTATCCATGAATGTCCATAAATAGAGGGTGCAATTGAATTCCCAAGCAGGTCAAACGTATCACTTCTTTCTGCTATCTTTTTTATGTTCTTTATGTCATCAGGACTGTAAATTGGTGCATTTGCTTCTTTGTTGAGCAGCGAAACATTGTTCGCTATGAGAACAGTCCTACACAACAAGGCCATTATGTCTAAGTATGAAACTAGAACAGATTATTGACAAGATAAACAAGGTAATAATTTATGCAGTTCTCATGGTTGAAGCTACCTGAATACTCCATTTACGCTTCCCTTGCTTTTACCAGGAAGAGCTTTGTATATCCCTACAATCGCAACACGGTCTCCTGGTTTGCATGAATCAACAAGGTCATCCTCAACTATGACATCCACTGTCCGCGGAAGCTGACCAGGAGCAGAGTTCTCAGGAACTTCTTGCATGGATAAAGTTTGATGGTCTTTGTATTTGCACAGTCCGTACTCAGTCACCAACAAGTTACCATTTTCATCCTGTGGCAATATATTTTCGTAAAAAATCCCTTCCCTGACAATATAAAAAGATACAATTAAAGTAAAAAACTTGAGATTACCCTTGTAGGATAAACTGATCCTGTAGGCAAACCCATGTTGGATGTAATGTCTCGGTATTCTCGAGAGGTGAAGTTTCCAGTAGTAGGGCAGAAGTGAACACTCTTAACAACTTTTGGCCTCACAAGTGAACCTACAAATGAGTCAGTTACCGGGTTAGACTCATCCACGACTAACATTTTCAACAAAACCAAACATTGATGCAGTTCATTAGCTGAATTGAAAACTAAGCAAAGGAAGAATCTTAGGGTTTAAGATTTTCTAGTCCAAATCAACAAACTAACCTCGAATTTCAtaaaatctttcctttttttataacatttttctcaaattttaatCAAGAATGATCATTTCCGAGACGTGAATCGAGCATGAAATTAAAGCAGAAGAAGGCAGGGGAGGAAGAATGTACATTTGGTGACAATGCCTTGGACGCAGACCATGGAACCAATGTACTCGGAGAGGAGATCTCTCGGTGTGACACGGCGCGAGACAAAAGCGCCTTCAAACCCCACCAGAAGTTGTTCTCCTTGCTTCAGGTACCTCGGGTCGATCCTGTTGGCGATTTCAGTGGCCGCGTCGTTGAAGGATTGCATATAATCACTTGGATTTCTCAGGATCCTGCAAATTGAAAATCGAAGTCGAAACTAAACTAGGATTCTTCCGAAATTAATTTGGGGATAGTAGAAATTGAGCAAAGCTAGGGAAgtgagtgtttggttgctgagaaaagtGGATGAACCTGGAACCAATGTCACCGTAGGAGTGGAGATCGGAGATGTCGACAATGAGGCGGCGGCGGTTGTGGTTGAGGACGGCCTTGATTTCGTCCATGTATATCTGCGCAACACTTTAGctagttagagagagaaagcgagagagttaaagtgagagagagagagagagagagagagagaggaggccaTACGCCATCTTCCAAGAAAGCAAGGAGATCTCGCCGGTGAACTGCCCTAACTTCTTCGCTGACGTCCATTTTGTATTCTgcaagaagagaagagaaggtcGGAGACGACGGCAACTGAGAGTTCGAGAGAGTGAGCAACTGCTCAGTGCTATCGCATCCCCTTTGTTCTGTCTAGGGTTGGCGGGAAAATGGGGGACCTTTCTCCTTCCTTCGGCGCCAATATCATCCTATCCCCTGCGACGCTGtcgtttcctttttcttttgaaatattttttatttataatataccTGGAATATAAAGTTTAATTAAAAGTAATAGCACTTTAATCAAAAGTTGAAAAGTAACAGATGTTTAATTtagaaatatttaaaatgaggcatctaattctaattaactgtaaaaaatattttgtcaactcttaataattaattattggaATAAGGActcattttaaataaaaataaaaatgtgaaaACTCTTAGTTCACGTTTCTACTATAAGTAGttgttaaaaaattcaaatttattttcagttGCATAAAATTAGGCCGTCTAATCTACATctcaattttaattataaacgaactcttgttttttttataatctatataaaatgttgagttggaaattggaaaaactaTATTTCATCGAATTAATCTTGAACCGCAGTAGATATAATTGAATCCTTAAATTGAGGAAGGGATGAGATTCCATAAAAATagcaataaattaattaatactaTTGAGTGCATTTTTTTTACATAGAAATGGATTTAAAAGAATTTATAAAATACTTAAATTAAGAATATACCTGAAATATAAAGTTTAATTAAAGTAAAAGCACTTTAATCACAAATTGAAAAGTAACAGATGTTTAATTTAGAAAAATCTAAAATGAGGCATCTAATTCTAATtaactgtttatttatttagcCTAACTAGAATTACCGAGGAATGAAAAAGATTTTTCATAGGTCTCGAGTTCTTAGAAGTGCATGATAAATGTGGTAAAGAAAATTGATAATGAAGTAGACCCGTCTACTTAAGGCTCGTTTCAAACTGTTTTTTGAAATAACTGAAAACGATTTTAGTAAACAAGAAATTCTGTTAGGGGAAGAggattcaaattttgaatttggatATATAGAAGAGAGCGAAGGGTGAAACTTGGCTACGTCAAGGTATGCGTTTCCTCTGCCTCTCTAGATTAGTCACACTTTATAAGAGGATCTTCAACTGTCACAACATGCAAAATTGGTGATCCATACTCAAGAGTTCAAAGAATATACCAAAACAACCTTTCCATTTAATACAACAATTTCATACTAACCACCTCATAATTTAAAAGAAGAACAAAACATTGGTTCTCCTACTAGTTTCCTCACAGAACTCGGTATCGAACGACGACTAGCGTCCATAAAATAGAGAACAACCTTTCTGAATTATTACAAAGCTACAGATGGCCTCAAATGTAAAAGGATGAAGCTTGCCTCCGAATAAATTAAGATCTTCTCTAAGCATCGTTGGTATACTACAAAACTTGAACACAAGTCGGATGATCAGGGCTTGAACGGAGAGAAGGCGACGACAGAGTTGTGTCCGCCAAATCCAAATGAATTCGATATGGCTGGAAAAACATACGAAAGCTTAGTAAGTCTACTTGAACGGTGTTTGAGCAGTTGAAAATGAAAAAGCACTGGGAGTTTCAAGGTTTGGTCTTCTTACCAACATTCACTTCATGCTGCTGCTTTACATTGGGAACAGTGTCAAACTCCACTGAAGGCTCTGGGTTCTGTTTCACAAGGGACATGCCACACGTCGGAAACCATTTACTATAGTGTTTCAAATAAGAGAAATCAAACTAACACTATGCTGTAGAAACCGCGTCCAAAATCATAGAAACAATAACATACAAATTGGTTTATGGAAGGATGCAGCCATCCAGTTGTTATGGCTTTGATGACGGCAATAGCTTCCAAACCCCCCGAAGCACCAAGACAGTGTCCGATCATAGACTGAAACAAAGTAAAGGCAAGAAATACGTAGTCAGAAAAGAAACATCATATGAATTATAAAGAGACAGAGGATTGGAGAAGAGAGATTGCCTTAGTTGCATTGATCTTGATATCTTTAGTGTTCGTGAACACCTTCTTTATAGCATTTATCTCGGCGAGGTCACCAGCAAGGGTAGAAGTTGCATGCGCATTGATGTAGTTAACCTGATAAAGTGAGGGAGTAGTGCACTAAATGATGCTGAGGAACAATCACAAGAACATAAGATAAGTTTACCGAAAAGAGAGAGTACCTCCTCGGGTGATACACCAGCATCTTCGAGGCATTTCTGTATGCATGTAGATACACCAAGCCCATCAGCTCTAGGATCAGTCATATGATAAGCATCACAGTTAATACCACCTCCCAAGTACTCGGCAATAATTGTAGCACCTCGTTTTGTTGCATGTTCCAAGCTCTCCATTACCTGTCAAATCAAAACTCTTCACATGTCATGATTAAAATCTAAGACAAAAACAGGGGTCAACTTCAGTGTATACACTCGACACTTCAGTCATCGTGAATTCATGATAGCTGAGATAGAATTTTGTAGGGGTCCGTCTACTAATATTAGATTATATGatctttttttgtttcaaaataaaaatctatTCAGGCTTACCAATACTCCAGCACCTTCGCCAATAACAAAGCCATCTCTATCTCTGTCCCATGGCCTCGAAGCCGTTTTTGGATCATCATTTCTCTGAGACAAGGCCCTGCATGCAATAAACCCTCCCACCCCAACAGGAATTATGGCAGCTTCAGTTCCGCCAGCAATCATCAAATCAGCTTCACCCCGACGAATGTGATTTGCAGCAGAATAGAAACAATAATTTGAAGTAGCACAAGCAGTCGAAATGGAATAATTCGGTCCCATAAAACCCAGATCGATAGCAAGCAACGCAGACCCCATGTTGGTAATAGCATAAGGAATGAAAAAGGGGGTAATTTTCCTGTGACCTTTCTCTATCAGTGCATGAACACCGTCCGAAAAGACAGTAAGACCACCCATTCCCGATCCAACAAGCACCCCAGCCCGTGATTTATCAAGCTGaaagtgaagcaaaaccaaccaTTTTAGAGACTCATCTCActgttcaaaaaacaaaaacaaaaagccaACAAACGTTTTTCAACTGGATGATAATCGAATAGATGCACACAAATATTCTCCATACACATCAACAACTCCATGCATGTCGTACAATTAGCACTGAATTTACACCAAGATCCATAGTTTTTTAACAGAACCCATTActcttaacacacaaaattaagcTAATCAATCTCATAAACAaccaaatgctccaaattagCACGTTCTACCGGAAACCTATCACTTTAATGAgcataattaaataataaaacaaataaatcaaaGAAAGCAATGACCTACCAATCTCCGAAGAACCAAATCGGCAAATTAGCACATATTGCAAAACCCCCCATTAAGCTAATGAACatacagaaacaaatgaatacATGCAAATGAAATAAAGCAATGACCTTTGATCGGTTATCGGCGCCAAGACCAGCATCCTCGAGAGCTTTCTTCCCAGCAACAAGGGAGTACCGAAGGCAATCGTCAAGCCGTCGATCGTTCTTCCCATCAATGTAGCCCTCCGATGAGAAACCGCGGATCTGGCCCCCGAACCGGGTCGAAAACTTAGACGCATCAAACCGGTCGAGCGGCCCGACGCCGCTCTCCCCGGCGAGGAGCTTGTCGTAGAAAGTATTGACGTCGTTGCCGAAGACGGAGACGAGGCCCATTCCGGTAATGACGACTCGCTTCTTCGGGTCCGTCTCACGTTTAGGGGCGGACACGGCAGGGGCGGAAGAGGCGGAGATGAATGAGATTCGCCCGGAGGATGTGGCGGTTTTGGTAGTGACACTAGGGAAATGGGGGGTCCGTTTCCGAATCGGGTCTAGTGGAGCAGGCCGGAGAGTGGAGGATTGGAGGGACTGCATGGcgatgagagagaaagtgagtgatacgagagagagagagagagagagtgggggGCGACGCCAACGATGTGAGTGAGAAGGGCGGAAGAATATGGTATTTATTTGGAGGATACCACTTGTTTTTAATCACTtgtttttaattgtgacgggaCCCAATTTGGAGGATAAATTTTTAAGGAGGCAGATTTGGTACTTTATTCAACAACTCTGTTTGCTTAGTCTTGTTTTTAATCACATAAAGTACCAAATTTGCTTAGTCTTTTAATTGTGACGGACCCAATTGAAATGAAGGCGAAAACATACAGAGTTCTTGAATAAAAGACTAAGCAAATTTGGTACTTTATGCGattattttagaattttttttaatggattattctttttgttttgtttttcataaTAAGGATATTCTGTTAAAATTAAGCCAATCCTATTCCTAAActtgattatttcttttaatattaCATCTTTTTACATATGGTTAAGAAGTAATTGGCTTGTTTTGTTCGTTGGgccaaccaattttttttttctaaaacaaattaaattatgGTTTTACCTATAAAAtcaaagacaaaagaacaaaactaCTACATTTTCTTGCTAGTGAATAAACAATTACTAATTAATATTCCATTTGCTAATTGCCGTGGCGTCACAGTTTCCTTTCtctattttttcaaattttttgtcaCAATTTTCTTCACATCCCATTTATCATGGAAAATGGGTCTCCCTGAAAATTACACCGCCCAATGGTTGTCTCCTAATTCTGAGAGGTATTCAATCTAACCCGGAACGCAAGACAGCACGTCACATGTTAATTAAAAGAAAGATTTTTATCTTTCAAATTATATAATGATATGTGGCATACAATTTCGTTTACCGGTCACATTTTTCATGTCCCTAACTCCCATACTGGTGTTGTTGCAAAACATTAAACAAAACTGATAAATATATTTAAGGTGGAAACTGGGCTCGGCATGGTCACCTTGGGCTTGATCAAGCAACCGCACAGCCCAACTCCGTCGCATCACCCACAGTACTCGCCAAAACGGCGGCGTCATCGCAGAGTGCACGCCACTGTCTTATCATCAATCGTCACTGTGCCCACCTCCCACTCACCCCACCGACGCCGTAAGGCCCGAAGCGAAGAAACACGGCAAAGAAAACTAACAACTCTCAGCAGTCTCTCTCGTTTTCTTCCTCCGCCAACTGGGTAATTTCCCCTACCTTCTCCACCTTTTTTTCCTCACCACATGTTCAATGCTGTCTGAATTTTTGCTGggtttttttttgaagaatacCCAAGaaatgataataaaaaaatttggaaaagaaagcaaaGAATCGTAATTTCTGTTATTTTGTTTGATGGGTTGTGTTGTTATGTGTTAGATAATGTGGAGAACACACTTGTTCTTGCCCAAGAAGTTAGGTTAAGCTCAGTTGGGTGGTGGGGTTTTTCATTAGCTTAAATTTGAGATATTGGAAACTGATAGTCTTGTTTCTTTTAGACTAGGATGTTCTGTAGAGTTGTACCCTTTCGAATCGAAAGCAATGCTTACTGTACGCTTACTCTCTGCCGGGTTGCTGATGAATTGGGTTGATAGAAAAGGAAAGTGGAAACAAATGTCTAGGAGGGGGAAGAAATATGTGAAATATTATGTGGTTATGGATTTATGTTGCTTTGAGTTCATAGTAATGGTTTAGTTCTTGTGTGAGTGACAACGTGCCGGCTGAATGTGTTGTTTTgttcttttatcttttgcccGCTTTAATAAACTGATGGTAATCGAAAGAAATTCTAGAAATTCTTTTAGGGAAATGGTGTTGAAGGTCCAACAAAGTGAGGGGAAAAGGAGGTCAGCAAGGTTAAGCAGCATAAACTCGGAGGGAAAGAGAATCGTTTCAGTAAAGAAGACTAAAACCaagcagaagaagaaaagtGCAAGACTTGATTCCAAGATACCGAAGAAACCGCCAACTGCTTTCTTCTATTTCTTGTATGTTTCTCCTTCCATTCCTGTTtagcttttcatttatgttagTAGACAGGTTTCACTTTCTAAATTTAATTGCATATATGTGCTGTAATTGATTAAATTTCCAACAGGCTCGatgattttgttgtttgattGTCTTAGTCCTATAAGAACACATCATCTTTTTGCTTGGCTGAAGTCGAGTTCATCATCATTCGTTGTGCTTATGGTTCTGGCTTTTAGTATTCATATCATGGCTAGTTGAGAGAATCTTCTGCTTCTTTATCTTTCGTTATTAGAGGGGGCAATTTCCAAATTTAAGGCCATTGGGTGATTGAGGTTTTACTGTCCTAAACTGGATTTTCGTGTGTTTAAGGGAGGATTATCGTAAGGATTTTCAAGAGCAAAATCCAGGTGTCAAGCAAATGCGTGAAGTAAGTTTATGATGCGGTAATTCGTTTAACTGCTTGCATGTTTTTCATTTGTTACTCATCCCATCAGTTCTATTGTATATGAACATACACCACTTTCATATTCAGATTGGAAAGGCGGGTGGAGAGAAGTGGAATACAATGGCATATGAGGTTTGTGGTCTCTGTATACTTTAGTTGACTTCTTATGTTTTCGTTAGATTTTTGCTTCACTTTCTCTAAAGTTCTGTATTGAAGACCCAATGAAATATGACTTTTTTCAACTGTGGGTTCTATTTAACTTTATGTTCTGACTAGTTTTGGttaaaatataaggaaaactaatgaaaaaggcttgacaactctgagttttaacgataaggacaacataaagggtaaagtgaatagtaccaagattgactttttagtgtagaaatgtggtttttcgttaaaatgaacagtaccgaaagcttttcgttaaagttccctaaaatatATGACCCGTTCACCAGTGTAGACTTGTTTGATGTGCTTATAGTTGTCTTTTTTCACTTAAGCTATTTATAACAGTGGATCTCATTTCGCTTGAATTCCTGCCAGCTTATGTAATACTGGCTGAATCATGCAAATGGTTCTTTCTTAATAACTGTCTGTGGTTCTCACCATTTGGACTATCTTACTTGTTGCTCATCCAGTGGCATGAagcatcaagcaatattttaacttttttgACTGTTTACAAGTGTTCCTAACAATGGTGATTTGGCCAAAAATAGCtcatagaatttgtttctttgttctatttcctttcatttttttcttatatTAGGAAAAGGTTCAATATTATGATATAGCCACGGAGAAACGAGCTGAGTTTGAGAAGGCCATGGCAGAATATGCACAAAGAAAGGTAAACTTGCTTTACATGATCTTTGTGGTTAATAAGCCGAACCTTATCTTGCAAGCGATGCCGAGTGGTGATCAATTGCAATTTACTAAGTAGATTTCTAACATTTGCAGGATAGTGGGGAGGATGAAGAAAccgaggatgatgaagaggaagattggtCTGACTAAGAAATCATGTTTTCGTATGGTGGATGTAGTTGTATACAATTCATAGGTCCTGGTCGTGTGTCTTTGTAAAACCGCCCATGCCTGTATCATTCTTGTCTATATCTGTTCACAATTCGATTTTAGTAGCGAGAATTCAGATTTTAACAGTTGGGtttgtactttatttaatgGAAGATGACAAGTCTAAACCTTATTAACTGTCCCCAGGAATTTGTATCGAATAACT carries:
- the LOC103412384 gene encoding 3-oxoacyl-[acyl-carrier-protein] synthase I, chloroplastic-like translates to MQSLQSSTLRPAPLDPIRKRTPHFPSVTTKTATSSGRISFISASSAPAVSAPKRETDPKKRVVITGMGLVSVFGNDVNTFYDKLLAGESGVGPLDRFDASKFSTRFGGQIRGFSSEGYIDGKNDRRLDDCLRYSLVAGKKALEDAGLGADNRSKLDKSRAGVLVGSGMGGLTVFSDGVHALIEKGHRKITPFFIPYAITNMGSALLAIDLGFMGPNYSISTACATSNYCFYSAANHIRRGEADLMIAGGTEAAIIPVGVGGFIACRALSQRNDDPKTASRPWDRDRDGFVIGEGAGVLVMESLEHATKRGATIIAEYLGGGINCDAYHMTDPRADGLGVSTCIQKCLEDAGVSPEEVNYINAHATSTLAGDLAEINAIKKVFTNTKDIKINATKSMIGHCLGASGGLEAIAVIKAITTGWLHPSINQFNPEPSVEFDTVPNVKQQHEVNVAISNSFGFGGHNSVVAFSPFKP
- the LOC103412385 gene encoding high mobility group B protein 14 isoform X2, with product MVTLGLIKQPHSPTPSHHPQYSPKRRRHRRVHATVLSSIVTVPTSHSPHRRRKARSEETRQRKLTTLSSLSRFLPPPTGEMVLKVQQSEGKRRSARLSSINSEGKRIVSVKKTKTKQKKKSARLDSKIPKKPPTAFFYFLEDYRKDFQEQNPGVKQMREIGKAGGEKWNTMAYEEKVQYYDIATEKRAEFEKAMAEYAQRKDSGEDEETEDDEEEDWSD
- the LOC103412385 gene encoding high mobility group B protein 14 isoform X1 — translated: MVTLGLIKQPHSPTPSHHPQYSPKRRRHRRVHATVLSSIVTVPTSHSPHRRRKARSEETRQRKLTTLSSLSRFLPPPTGNSFREMVLKVQQSEGKRRSARLSSINSEGKRIVSVKKTKTKQKKKSARLDSKIPKKPPTAFFYFLEDYRKDFQEQNPGVKQMREIGKAGGEKWNTMAYEEKVQYYDIATEKRAEFEKAMAEYAQRKDSGEDEETEDDEEEDWSD